CTCAGGCCAACCCGCCGCAGCTCCGGCCGAAGCGCCTGAAGCCGTGACAGCGACAGGCTGAGCAGGTCGCCGCGCTTTTCCTTGGCGAAGGCGTGGATTTCATCGACGACGATGGTCGTCAAATTCTCGAACAAGGTCGCGCTGTCGGGGTAGCTAAGCAGCAGGCTGAGCGATTCGGGGGTGGTCAGCAGGATTTGCGGCGGGCGCGCGCGCTGGCGCGCCTTGCGGTCGGACGGTGTGTCGCCGGTTCGCGTTTCGACCCGGATCGGAAGCGCCATCTCCTCGATCGGGCCGATGAGGTTGCGCTGGACGTCGACTGCCAGTGCTTTCAGCGGCGAGACGTAGAGCGTGTGCAGGCCCTCGCTCGGTCGTTCGGCAAGGTCGCAGATCGTCGGCAGGAAGCCGGCGAGGGTCTTGCCCGCGCCGGTCGCGGCGACGAGCAAGCCGCTGCGTCCGCGCCGCGCAAGCTCGAGCATGTCCAGCTGGTGCCGGCGCGGTTGCCAGCCCCGGGCGTCGAACCAGCTTTCAACGGCGGCGGGAAGGCCGCTCAGAGGTCGTCGGTTCCCTCGCGCCGACGTTGTTCTTCTTCCTTGTAGAGATCGCCCGTCGCGCGTTCGGTCTGCCGCGTGGTCTCGGTCGGCTGGCCGGCGCGGCGGCGCGAGCGCATGACCAGCCAAATAAGGGCGATCAATAGGATGATTGGCCCGACGATGTTCATGATGCCCCACAGTGCCTGATCCATGTTTCTTCTCCTCCCGCGGGAACCTCGCGATGCTTCACCTATATAGCTCGCTATGGCGCGCTTAGGTTCCTGGATCGAGTCCCACCCCGAGGGAATTTATGTGCGGCCGGCGGATGCGTGGATCGATCCGTCTGAGCCCAAGGAACGCGCCTGGGTCACGCACGGCCATGCCGATCACGCGCGCGGCGGGCATAGCAAGGTGCTGGCGACGACCGAAACGCTGGCGATCATGGAATGCCGCTATGGGCCGCAGCCCGGCGGGCAGGGTGTCGCCTATGACGAGGCGATCCGCGTCAACGATGTCGATATCCGCTTCGTCCCCGCCGGGCATGTGCTGGGATCGGCGCAGATCGTGATGGAATATCAAGGCGAGCGGATCGTGGTGTCGGGCGATTACAAGCGCCGCGCGGATCCGACCTGCCCACCGTTCGAGCCGGTGCCGTGCGACGTGTTCGTGACTGAGGCGACCTTCGGCCTTCCCGTGTTCCGCCACCCCGATACGGGCAGCGAGATCGACCGGCTGTTGCACCGGCTGCACGCCGATCCGTCGCGCTGCGTGCTGGTCGGCGCCTATGCGCTGGGCAAGGCGCAGCGGATCATCACCGAATTGCGCGGGCGCGGGCATGAAGCCCCGATCTACTTCCACGGCGCGATCGAGCGGCTGAACCAGCTGTACCAATCGTTCGGCGTCGAGCTTGGCGAGCTTCGCCATACGGGCGGCGCGACCAAGGCGGAGATGGCAGGGCATGTCGTCATCGCGCCCCCCGGCGCGCTCAACGACCGCTGGTCGCGGCGGCTGCCCGATCCGGTGACGGCAATGGCCTCAGGCTGGATGCGCGTCCGTCAGCGCGCCCGCCAGCGCAATGTCGAGCTGCCGCTGATCATCTCGGACCACGCCGATTGGGACGAACTCACGACCACCATCCGCGAGCTCGCGCCGAGCGAAGTGTGGATTACACACGGCCGCGAGGAGGCGCTCAAGCATTGGTGCATGATGCACCAGATCAAGGCGCGCGAGCTCAACCTCATCGGATATGAGGACGAGGACGATTGAAGATCACGCGTTCCCGGCCGCCGTCGGGAACAGCCGTGCGTCACAAGCTTTATGACCTCTCCGAAACGGCTTATTCCCCCGGATGGCCGGGACCAGCCAGCGTTGGAGAATCTTCGTTTACGTCGAGAAACCCGAAGCCGAGACCTTGGCGGCGCGCCGCGCTCTTCTGAACAGCGATGCCAGATTCAAGGTCCTCGCCAATGCCCTGCCGCATATGGTCTGGTCGACGCTGCCCGACGGCGACCATGACTTCTACAACGCGCGCTGGTATGAATTCACAGGCGTCCCGGAAGGATCGACCGACGGCGAGGGCTGGAACGGGATGTTCCACCCCGATGACCAGGAGCGCGCCTGGGAACGTTGGCGGCGCAGCCTGGCGACGGGCGAGCCTTACGAGATCGAATATCGGTTGCGGCGGCACGACGGCGAGTATCGCTGGACGCTTGGCCGCGCGATGCCGGTGCGCGATGCCGACGGCAATATCGTGCGCTGGATCGGCACCTGCACCGAAATTCACGATGCCAAGGAGCATGCGGCGCAGAATGAGATCCTGAGCCGCGAACTCAGTCACCGGATCAAGAATATTTTCGCGGTCATCGGCGGCCTGATCGGCATGTCGGCGCGCGACGACCCGCAGCAGAAGGCCTTCGCCAAGCGCCTGCAGGAGCGCGTGGCCGCACTCGGCCGCGCGCATGAATTCGTGCGCCCGCACAGCGAACATTCCTCGCCAAACCGGCTGCCGGGGACGAGCCACGGTGTCCTGCGAGAAATCCTCTCGCCCTATCCCGCCTTAAGCGAGGGCCGAATCACGATCGATGGCGAGGACGTCGCGATCGACGATCGCGGGGCGACTCCCTTCGCGCTGCTCGTTCATGAACTTGCGACCAACGCGTCAAAATATGGTGCGCTGTCGGTTCCTGACGGCCGAATCGAGATCACAACCCGCGTCCACGGGGACCAATTCGAAATGCGCTGGAAGGAATGCGGCGGGCCGACGATCGAAGCGCCGCCCGAGCATCAGGGCTTTGGCACCAAGCTCAGCGAGCTGAGCATCGTTCAGCAGCTTGGGGGAGCGATCGACCGCGATTGGACGCGCGATGGGCTGATCATCGCCATCACGGTGCCGACCCGCGGCCTCGTCCGCTAGTCAGCCGAACAGTCGAAGCGCAGGCGGCGGTGCAACGGATCGCCCCTCGCGCATGCCCAGCGCATATTCCACCGCCTGCCGCACGGTCGGCTCGTCGGTCGGCTTGGTCAGCACACCCACCGCGCCGGCGATGCCGTCGCCGAGAAGTCGCGGATTTGCGGTGATGAACAGCACGCTGACGCCCTTGGCGCCAAGGAGCCGTCCGATTTCGGGCCCGGTTAGGCCGTCGCGAAGGTTCAAATCCACCAGAGCGAGATCGATTGTTTCGTCGAAATAGACTTCGGCGCTGGTGAGATCGGGCGCGATCCCGATCGGTTCGTAACCGAGATCCTCGAGGATCGACTCGAGTTCCACGGCGACCAGCATTTCATCTTCGACGATCAGAATTCGTGCAGGCATGGTCCTCACGTTTGGGTTGCGTCGCGTCGCTGCTAGAAATTCTCCGAGCCGCGATTCGGTTCCGAAGTCTTGCCCGTCATCGTCGCGATCGACTGCAACGCCGCGTGCGCGCGCTCGCGGTCGATGACCAGAGCAGCGGTCTGGGTGATGAGGTCGACCAGCATCAGGTCGCGGATGGTCGGCTCGCGCGGCTCGCGATGGTACATGGCAAAAGTGCCCAAGACCTGGCGGTTGCGCGTCAGAATCGGGATCGACCAGCAGGCACGAAGCCCGTGGGGCAAGGCGATGGCCTTGAAGTCGGCCCACAAGGGATCGGTCTCGATATCCGAAACGAACACTGCGGCGCCCATGTAGGCGGCCGTTCCGCATGACCCGGCGCAGGCGCCGATCTCGAAGCCGTCGATCGCGGCGCTATATTCGGGGGGCAAGCTGGGCGCGGCGCCGTGGTGCAGGTGCTTGCCCTCCGTATCAAGCAGAAGGATCGAGCCGATCATGCCGGTGCGCGAGTTCATCTCGACGATTTTGATCAGCTCGGTCAGCGTGACTTCGAGCGGACTGTCGCCAATCGCCAGCTCGAGTACCTTGGTATGCGCCGCGCGCAGCGCCTGGCTGCGCTTGTCCTCGGTCACGTTGTGGCCCTGGACGAAAATTCGCCGCTCGCCGGGCAGCGGCTGGAACACCAGGTCGACGAGAAGCTCTTCGTAAGATCCATCGCTGCGCACGACCGACAAAGGCAGGGCGCGACCGGAAAAGGCCTCGCCCGACCGCGCGACGCCATCCAGGATCTCGTCGAAGCCATGTTCGGTGAATTCGGGAATGGCGTCCGCAAGCGATCGACCGACAATGTCGCGGTTTCCGACGAGATCACGAAATGATTGGTTGGCAAGAGCAATGCGATGGTCGCCGCCCTCTAGGAGGGCCATGAAGCCGGGCGCCTGCTCGAACATCAGCGCGAGATTGGCGCGCTCGACATCCCTCGCTGACTGCTGCTGGAACATGGCCGAGTTATACTACAACGCCGCATGAGCGTCACTTGGCGTGTTGACGCGCAAGGAGAGAGAATGCCGATGCGAGGATGCTTGCTTGCCCTGGGCTTCCTGGCGGCATGTTCCGGCGAAGCGCCGAACCGCCCGGACAGCAATGCCGGCGCCCAGCAGACGCGGGTCCGCGCGACCGCCAACCCCCCGGCGCCCACCCCAGCAGCAGCACCCGCGACGCCGGCCCGTGTCAGCACCTTCACCCAGTTGGCCGAAACGCGATGCCGCCTGATCGAAGAGAACAAGGAGGAGGGGCCGTACTGGCTTCGGCGATGCCCCGGTCATGCCGGCTGGTCGTTGGAATGGAGCGAAAGCGACCTCCGCCAGGACCTCACATTGATCGCGCCATCGGGCGCGAAGAGCGAACTCGGCTTGACCGGGGCGGTCGCCAACGGCGCGTTCAACAGCATCCAGCCGACAATCGAATGGCGCGGACCCGATGCGCGCACGCCGGCCGCGCTGATCGTGCGCATGAACGTCGCAGCCGGCCAGGAAGGCGGCCGGCCGGACATCAGCCGCCTGGTGGTGGTTCGGCTGACATCTTCGCCATGTCCGGTCGCGGTCGTACCGCCCGGACCCGGCCAGAACGCACGTGCCCGGGCAATTGCGGACGCGCCGCCGCCTGCCTGCCTGTCAGCCGGCTAAGGCTCGCGCCGCCCGGCGAAAGAGCAAGCCCGAAGCAACGAAGATGGCTGCGAACAGTCCGGTGCCGATGATCTCGCGCCCTGGCGGCACCCACGGCTCGTCGGTCGCGCCCGCTTGGGCGACAAACAGCGCGACGACCAGCGCGGCGGCGGTGCCGAACATCGCCACGCTCATGCCGCCGGCGCGCAGTCGGGCAACGGTCGCGCCGACGATCGCGAGGCCGAGAGCGGCGAAGAACCAATTGTTGGCGGGATTGTCCTCGCTGCCGACGATGCCGACCGCCAAGTTGACCCAGATCACAGCCAGCGCGCCAAGCACCGCCAGCGCGAACCCCGTGCGGTAGTCCAGGCGCGGCGATGCGCCCGCGGCCAATTCCACCATGCCGCCGAAGATTGCGATGATGATTGCGGCGAAGACGAAGTCGCCCGGGCCCCAATTCATTTCCGGGGTGAATTGCATGGCGATGAAGGGGGCGATCAGGAGCGCGACCGCAGTCCCCCACCCGATCGTTCGCCACCGGATATTCCGGGTCGAACCGCTGATGCTGTTTGCCATAAGCGCGTCTCCGTGCATGAGTGGTGTTGCATCCCTTCTGGCCGACCGGCTGGTGAGCGGCATGAGCAAGTCCTGAG
The sequence above is drawn from the Sphingomonas lutea genome and encodes:
- a CDS encoding ligase-associated DNA damage response exonuclease; the protein is MARLGSWIESHPEGIYVRPADAWIDPSEPKERAWVTHGHADHARGGHSKVLATTETLAIMECRYGPQPGGQGVAYDEAIRVNDVDIRFVPAGHVLGSAQIVMEYQGERIVVSGDYKRRADPTCPPFEPVPCDVFVTEATFGLPVFRHPDTGSEIDRLLHRLHADPSRCVLVGAYALGKAQRIITELRGRGHEAPIYFHGAIERLNQLYQSFGVELGELRHTGGATKAEMAGHVVIAPPGALNDRWSRRLPDPVTAMASGWMRVRQRARQRNVELPLIISDHADWDELTTTIRELAPSEVWITHGREEALKHWCMMHQIKARELNLIGYEDEDD
- a CDS encoding PAS domain-containing protein; translated protein: MAGTSQRWRIFVYVEKPEAETLAARRALLNSDARFKVLANALPHMVWSTLPDGDHDFYNARWYEFTGVPEGSTDGEGWNGMFHPDDQERAWERWRRSLATGEPYEIEYRLRRHDGEYRWTLGRAMPVRDADGNIVRWIGTCTEIHDAKEHAAQNEILSRELSHRIKNIFAVIGGLIGMSARDDPQQKAFAKRLQERVAALGRAHEFVRPHSEHSSPNRLPGTSHGVLREILSPYPALSEGRITIDGEDVAIDDRGATPFALLVHELATNASKYGALSVPDGRIEITTRVHGDQFEMRWKECGGPTIEAPPEHQGFGTKLSELSIVQQLGGAIDRDWTRDGLIIAITVPTRGLVR
- a CDS encoding response regulator; its protein translation is MPARILIVEDEMLVAVELESILEDLGYEPIGIAPDLTSAEVYFDETIDLALVDLNLRDGLTGPEIGRLLGAKGVSVLFITANPRLLGDGIAGAVGVLTKPTDEPTVRQAVEYALGMREGRSVAPPPALRLFG
- a CDS encoding GAF domain-containing protein, producing the protein MFQQQSARDVERANLALMFEQAPGFMALLEGGDHRIALANQSFRDLVGNRDIVGRSLADAIPEFTEHGFDEILDGVARSGEAFSGRALPLSVVRSDGSYEELLVDLVFQPLPGERRIFVQGHNVTEDKRSQALRAAHTKVLELAIGDSPLEVTLTELIKIVEMNSRTGMIGSILLLDTEGKHLHHGAAPSLPPEYSAAIDGFEIGACAGSCGTAAYMGAAVFVSDIETDPLWADFKAIALPHGLRACWSIPILTRNRQVLGTFAMYHREPREPTIRDLMLVDLITQTAALVIDRERAHAALQSIATMTGKTSEPNRGSENF